One genomic segment of Cellulophaga sp. HaHaR_3_176 includes these proteins:
- a CDS encoding type IX secretion system membrane protein PorP/SprF, which yields MKIHKEYLIAITLFIGLVSNAQQLPQFTQYMYNTISVNPAYAGSREALNVTALHRNQWAGLEGNPQTTTLSIHSPIKNEKIGIGFSYIRDDLGDESSNYIYGDFSYTVLLTSEVKMSFGLKAGFTNYNLNDPDVFDMATSNTSLWNPNFGAGFFIGSNRWYGGISVPRILNTDLNEGEFTNLERNSYYAIGGLVFDVSENTKFKPTVITKFTNGAPVTYDLTASFLFHEKFWLGASYRFNDASNFGAMADYQISKDFRIGYAYDLPTSAVRAYTGGTHEIILIYEFKKPSKGPIKSPRYF from the coding sequence ATGAAGATTCACAAAGAGTATCTAATTGCTATTACCTTGTTTATAGGGTTAGTTTCTAACGCGCAACAATTACCTCAATTTACTCAGTACATGTACAATACAATCTCTGTAAACCCTGCTTATGCTGGTAGTAGAGAAGCTTTAAATGTTACTGCTTTACATAGAAATCAATGGGCTGGTTTAGAAGGCAACCCACAAACAACTACCCTATCCATTCATTCACCTATAAAGAACGAAAAAATAGGTATTGGTTTTTCTTACATCCGTGATGATTTGGGTGATGAAAGTTCTAATTATATCTATGGTGATTTTTCATACACTGTTCTTTTAACTAGTGAAGTAAAAATGTCTTTTGGTTTAAAAGCTGGTTTTACAAACTATAACCTTAATGACCCAGATGTGTTTGATATGGCTACAAGCAATACAAGCCTATGGAATCCAAATTTTGGAGCTGGTTTTTTTATTGGCTCTAACAGATGGTACGGAGGTATATCTGTTCCAAGAATTTTAAATACAGACTTAAATGAAGGTGAGTTTACGAATCTTGAACGTAATAGTTACTATGCAATTGGAGGGTTAGTTTTTGATGTTTCTGAAAATACAAAGTTCAAGCCTACAGTAATTACAAAGTTCACTAACGGAGCGCCTGTAACTTATGATTTAACGGCTAGTTTTTTGTTTCATGAAAAGTTTTGGTTAGGTGCTTCTTACAGATTTAATGATGCTTCTAATTTTGGAGCTATGGCAGATTATCAAATTTCTAAAGATTTCAGAATTGGGTATGCCTACGATTTACCAACAAGTGCTGTTCGTGCTTATACTGGCGGTACCCATGAAATAATACTTATATACGAATTTAAAAAACCATCAAAAGGTCCTATTAAATCTCCTAGATATTTCTAA
- a CDS encoding OmpA family protein, whose protein sequence is MALKKMNISKNIILFAGLLFFQSQFSIAQLGIQKKADYYFSQFSYIKAIGEYEKMVEDDRNTQYAHQQLAECYLLIRDFKKSIPHFEAVINDPMLPPDYYFKYGMALYSDGQRKEAEKWLKKYRKFNKNDSRVDRFLKDGNLASIVFNSRQRYDVESVSFNSSESDFGVFIDKDNLYFASSRIDNSNKDVYGWNEEPWLDIYQVKENNPMSVPKKIEGDINTKFHESSITFSTNHKDSTIVYFTRNNYYDKKEGYGSKKEINLKIYRAALIDGEWKVNANLKINSDYFSTGHPTVNKARTRIYYTSDRPGGYGGTDIYYSAIHERGGIIGNPVNLGPKVNTEGNEMFPFLNEEGKLFFSSDGHVGFGQLDVYSTISNQEDEIVDVINLGTPINSSSDDFGYFGHANGIDGYISSNRDGGKGGDDIYKFKFTPSLDLEGYVHDGINNQPLDSVVIKLFDQTTNTFVTQTTTDKNGYYRMPVNRKANYMMEAVRRTHPHKNIFFTTSKVKNSEKIIREDFTLDPILDLKTLANLKKIYFDFNKSDIRPDAALELDKVVKVMTETYPDLIIKLEAHTDPVGSDRYNDALSESRAKSSYEYLIAHGVSKDHIQSYKGYGKRRTINKCTSKQDCTPEELELNRRTEFPIIQIKKGVIVSTAK, encoded by the coding sequence ATGGCACTCAAAAAAATGAACATATCAAAAAATATAATCTTATTCGCTGGCTTATTATTTTTCCAAAGTCAATTTTCAATTGCACAATTGGGTATTCAAAAAAAAGCGGATTATTATTTTAGTCAATTTTCATACATCAAAGCTATTGGTGAATATGAAAAGATGGTTGAAGATGACAGAAACACGCAATATGCACACCAACAACTTGCAGAATGTTATTTATTAATTAGAGATTTTAAAAAATCTATTCCGCATTTTGAAGCGGTAATAAACGATCCTATGCTTCCTCCTGATTATTATTTTAAATACGGAATGGCTTTATACAGTGATGGCCAAAGAAAAGAAGCTGAAAAGTGGTTGAAAAAATATCGAAAATTTAATAAAAATGATTCTAGAGTTGATCGATTTTTAAAAGATGGAAACTTAGCTTCTATTGTTTTTAATAGTAGACAACGTTATGATGTAGAGTCTGTTTCATTTAACTCTAGCGAGAGTGATTTTGGAGTTTTTATTGACAAAGACAATCTATATTTTGCATCTTCTAGAATTGATAACTCTAATAAAGATGTATATGGTTGGAATGAAGAACCTTGGTTAGATATTTACCAGGTTAAAGAAAACAACCCGATGTCTGTGCCTAAAAAAATAGAAGGCGATATCAACACGAAATTTCACGAAAGTTCAATAACATTTTCAACAAATCATAAAGATAGTACTATCGTTTATTTCACTAGAAATAACTATTACGATAAAAAAGAAGGGTACGGTTCTAAAAAAGAAATAAATTTAAAAATTTATCGTGCTGCTTTGATAGATGGAGAGTGGAAAGTAAATGCCAACCTTAAAATAAATAGCGATTATTTCTCTACAGGTCACCCTACAGTTAATAAAGCGAGAACAAGAATTTATTACACGTCAGATAGACCTGGAGGCTATGGAGGTACAGACATTTACTATTCTGCTATTCATGAACGTGGCGGAATTATCGGAAACCCGGTAAATTTAGGACCAAAAGTAAATACAGAAGGAAATGAAATGTTTCCGTTTTTAAATGAAGAAGGTAAATTATTTTTCTCTTCAGACGGGCATGTTGGTTTTGGGCAACTCGATGTTTACTCTACGATATCAAATCAAGAAGATGAAATTGTCGATGTTATAAATTTAGGAACACCTATTAATAGCTCAAGCGATGATTTCGGATACTTTGGACACGCTAACGGAATTGATGGCTACATTAGCTCTAACAGAGATGGAGGAAAAGGTGGTGATGATATTTACAAATTTAAATTCACACCTTCTTTAGACCTTGAAGGCTATGTACATGATGGTATAAACAACCAACCTTTAGATAGTGTAGTTATAAAATTATTTGACCAAACAACAAATACTTTTGTAACCCAAACCACTACTGACAAGAATGGATACTACAGAATGCCTGTTAATAGAAAAGCAAATTATATGATGGAAGCGGTTAGAAGAACCCATCCTCATAAAAATATATTCTTCACCACTTCTAAAGTTAAAAATTCTGAGAAAATTATTCGTGAAGATTTTACTTTGGATCCTATTTTAGATTTGAAAACACTTGCTAACTTAAAAAAAATCTATTTTGATTTTAACAAAAGTGATATAAGGCCTGATGCTGCTTTAGAACTTGATAAGGTTGTTAAAGTTATGACAGAAACATACCCAGATTTAATAATTAAATTAGAAGCACATACCGACCCTGTTGGTAGTGACAGATACAACGATGCCCTTTCTGAAAGTAGAGCAAAATCTAGTTATGAATATTTAATAGCGCATGGGGTTTCTAAAGATCATATTCAATCTTATAAAGGTTATGGCAAAAGAAGAACTATAAATAAGTGTACTAGCAAACAAGATTGTACTCCTGAAGAATTAGAATTAAATAGAAGAACAGAGTTTCCTATTATTCAAATTAAAAAAGGTGTAATTGTATCTACAGCAAAATAA
- a CDS encoding ClpP family protease yields the protein MSSKKGKIQEAIDEKMLEERKVFLWGMVDDDSAKHVIDRLLYLDMQNDKEIQLYINSPGGYVTSGFAMYDTIKSLKSPVSTICTGLAASMGSILLSVGKKGRRFIQPHAQVMIHQPSGGARGQASNIEIQAKEIIKTKELSARILADNCGQDYDRVMKDFDRDYWMGAEESIAYGIVDGILE from the coding sequence ATGAGTTCAAAAAAAGGAAAAATACAAGAGGCTATAGACGAAAAAATGTTAGAAGAGCGCAAGGTCTTCCTTTGGGGAATGGTTGATGACGATTCTGCAAAGCATGTTATTGATCGTTTATTGTACTTAGATATGCAAAACGATAAAGAGATACAATTGTACATTAATAGTCCTGGAGGTTATGTTACTTCTGGTTTTGCAATGTATGATACTATTAAATCTTTAAAAAGTCCGGTTTCGACAATTTGTACTGGTTTAGCAGCATCAATGGGATCTATACTTTTATCTGTTGGAAAAAAAGGTAGACGTTTTATTCAACCACATGCACAGGTGATGATTCACCAACCTAGTGGAGGGGCAAGAGGTCAGGCTTCAAATATAGAAATACAGGCTAAAGAGATTATTAAAACAAAAGAGCTTAGTGCAAGAATACTAGCTGATAATTGTGGTCAAGATTACGATCGTGTTATGAAAGATTTTGATAGAGATTACTGGATGGGAGCTGAAGAGTCTATCGCATACGGTATTGTAGATGGTATTTTAGAATAG